A genomic stretch from Carassius auratus strain Wakin chromosome 35, ASM336829v1, whole genome shotgun sequence includes:
- the erg gene encoding transcriptional regulator ERG isoform X5, producing MTASTAGEYGPSKLSPRVHQQDWLAPPPGRITVKLECGVGSRASPDVCAVVKGKISPVMYSSFMEDKHAAAPNQTSSERRVIVPADPSLWSADHVRQWLEWAVKEYGLPEVDLSLFHSIDGKELCKMSKDHVQRLTSSYTADILLSHLHYLRETPLPHLTSDDVDKALQNSPRLMHARNTGGASFIFPNAPVFPPDGSRGPSRAELSVDGRRSGWTQPPSAAKVSQSSAGVMTKPEEHRAPLDPYQILGPTSSRLANPGSGQIQLWQFLLELLSDSSNSSCITWEGTNGEFKMTDPDEVARRWGERKSKPNMNYDKLSRALRYYYDKNIMTKVHGKRYAYKFDFHGIAQALQPHPPESSIYKYPAELSYMSSYPQKMSFVSPHTPAMSVSSPGFFSAPGPYWSAPAPGLYSGPRHPPAHMPSHLGSYY from the exons ggcctCTCCTGATGTGTGTGCTGTGGTGAAGGGTAAGATCTCTCCGGTGATGTACAGCAGCTTTATGGAGGACAAGCACGCGGCGGCACCCAACCAGACCAGCAGCGAGCGCAGAGTGATCGTCCCTGCAG ATCCGAGCCTGTGGTCAGCGGATCACGTTCGTCAGTGGCTGGAGTGGGCCGTGAAGGAGTATGGGCTTCCTGAGGTGGACCTGTCTCTGTTCCACAGCATCGACGGGAAGGAGCTCTGCAAGATGAGCAAAGACCACGTCCAGCGTCTGACCAGCAGCTACACGGCCGACATCCTGCTGTCTCACCTGCACTACCTCAGAGAGA CTCCACTTCCTCACTTGACTTCAGATGATGTTGACAAAGCCTTGCAAAACTCCCCGCGGTTAATGCATGCTCGCAATACAG GAGGAGCCAGCTTCATCTTCCCAAACGCTCCGGTGTTCCCTCCCGACGGCAGCCGAGGGCCGAGCCGAGCGGAGCTGAGTGTGGACGGCCGGCGCTCGGGATGGACTCAGCCTCCGTCTGCAGCTAAAG TCTCTCAGAGTTCTGCTGGAGTCATGACCAAACCTGAGGAGCACAGAGCCCCGTTGG ATCCGTATCAGATTTTAGGGCCGACGAGCAGCAGACTGGCCAATCCAG GTTCGGGTCAGATCCAGCTGTGGCAGTTCCTCCTGGAGCTTCTCTCCGACAGCTCGAACTCGTCCTGCATCACGTGGGAAGGAACCAACGGCGAGTTCAAGATGACGGATCCGGACGAGGTGGCTCGGCGCTGGGGCGAGAGGAAGAGCAAGCCCAACATGAACTACGACAAGCTGAGCCGAGCCCTGCGCTACTACTACGACAAGAACATCATGACCAAAGTGCACGGCAAACGCTACGCCTACAAGTTCGACTTCCACGGCATCGCTCAGGCCCTGCAGCCGCATCCGCCCGAGTCCTCCATCTACAAGTACCCAGCCGAGCTGTCCTACATGAGCTCGTACCCGCAGAAGATGAGCTTCGTGTCTCCACACACTCCGGCCATGAGCGTCTCCTCGCCGGGCTTCTTCAGCGCTCCGGGTCCGTACTGGAGCGCTCCGGCGCCGGGACTCTACAGCGGCCCTCGACACCCCCCCGCACACATGCCCTCGCACCTGGGCTCCTACTACTAG
- the kcnj15 gene encoding ATP-sensitive inward rectifier potassium channel 15 has product MTDNVRRVMSKDGRSNVKIDNVEGMVKLFLHDIWTTVVDIKWRYKITLFASTFVMTWFVFGVIFYLIGLRNGDFHADPSSNHTPCVMNVDSLTGAYLFSLETQTTIGYGFRHISEECPLAILTLVVQLVITGLAEIFVTGAFLAKLARPKKRAGTIKFSRSAVVCKRGRSWCLMVRVANMRNSLLIQCQLSGKLLSTHVTQEGEKTLVHQSSVDFQLDSSGECPFLLLPLTFCHVLDERSPLKSLTADNLSKQDFELLVTLNGTMESTAATCQSRTSYVPQEILWGYEFKPVLSNMSGGKLAADFSFFDKMQACSELPNIHNNTEKLQLEEEYRRE; this is encoded by the coding sequence ATGACGGATAACGTGCGGCGTGTGATGTCTAAAGACGGCCGCAGTAATGTGAAGATCGACAACGTGGAAGGGATGGTCAAGCTCTTCCTGCACGACATCTGGACCACGGTGGTGGACATAAAGTGGCGTTATAAGATCACGCTGTTCGCCTCCACCTTCGTCATGACGTGGTTCGTGTTCGGAGTCATCTTCTACCTCATCGGCCTGAGGAACGGAGACTTCCACGCCGACCCGTCGTCCAATCACACGCCGTGCGTGATGAATGTGGACTCGCTGACCGGTGCATACCTGTTCTCACTGGAGACCCAGACCACCATCGGCTACGGCTTCCGGCACATCTCCGAGGAGTGTCCTCTCGCTATCCTGACGCTGGTGGTGCAGCTGGTCATCACGGGTTTGGCTGAGATCTTCGTGACCGGTGCGTTTCTGGCCAAGCTGGCGAGACCCAAGAAGCGCGCGGGAACCATCAAGTTCAGCCGGTCAGCGGTGGTGTGCAAGCGAGGCCGGAGCTGGTGTCTGATGGTGCGCGTGGCCAACATGAGGAACAGCCTCCTGATTCAGTGTCAGCTCTCGGGGAAACTGCTGTCGACCCACGTCACACAAGAAGGTGAGAAGACCCTCGTCCATCAGAGCAGCGTGGACTTCCAGCTGGACTCCAGCGGCGAGTGTCCGTTCCTGCTGCTGCCGCTCACCTTCTGCCACGTGCTGGACGAGCGAAGCCCGCTGAAGAGCCTCACGGCCGACAACCTGTCCAAACAAGACTTCGAGCTGCTGGTGACCCTCAACGGCACCATGGAGTCCACAGCTGCCACCTGCCAGAGCCGCACGTCCTACGTGCCGCAGGAGATCCTGTGGGGCTACGAGTTCAAACCGGTGCTGTCCAACATGTCCGGCGGGAAACTGGCCGCAGACTTCAGCTTCTTCGACAAGATGCAGGCCTGCAGCGAGCTGCCAAACATccacaacaacacagagaagCTCCAGCTGGAGGAGGAATACAGACGGGAATGA